A window of the Anthonomus grandis grandis chromosome 9, icAntGran1.3, whole genome shotgun sequence genome harbors these coding sequences:
- the LOC126740311 gene encoding uncharacterized protein LOC126740311 isoform X2, with amino-acid sequence MSILAPVVRLLFGEVILWAKRQAAGSMARAVIQLAAIATCVVLSLSAEDRQARSGDLDRGPPSIKDLSFERNVQSPTIFPVNVDNQYSLVNCGERALAWINNLRYILPFHKNEETRQQELSEESNALRRYLELSTEFFLVPSTTSTTPKSIGPSIVNTKTIKSVYKESEKLAGVFRNEVWVLPVLALSAITMFLIGGFEIFVLCKARRTTPNRRHLFLGQMLLLGLFSSAALALVFTISPSQFSCALMRFGTGVSYTIIFASLLVKCVFLISLNGGVYLPAPYQGLLLLFAILIQVAIGVQWLVTSPPSIESITIEQIVHQNRNRLLVTAADISSTQVIPLCSTPYSDMLLSLIYVLFLIVFVTVLAVKSRRIRDNYREATYIGLSVGCSIPTWLIWIVSGLFVPETHRDACIAFGLVITSVMVFLIMFMPKGRQLAAMGKEGVYIEDREERFSSLSRAGSGYSPSFFHFKPVKYESNQGTKPPTIATVRAGGGLYLRPDDGNLYTTLEPTLSSNPNVYFQRGNGLHPGMMY; translated from the coding sequence ATGTCGATCCTTGCCCCAGTAGTGCGGCTCCTCTTCGGCGAGGTAATTCTTTGGGCCAAGCGACAGGCGGCAGGCAGTATGGCTCGAGCCGTCATCCAACTCGCCGCGATCGCAACATGTGTCGTCTTATCTCTTTCTGCCGAAGATCGCCAAGCACGATCTGGCGATCTAGACCGCGGGCCCCCCAGTATAAAAGATTTATCCTTCGAAAGAAACGTACAATCGCCTACGATTTTTCCTGTTAACGTTGACAATCAATATAGTTTAGTGAATTGTGGTGAAAGAGCATTGGCTtggataaataatttaagatatatACTTCCATTTCACAAGAATGAAGAAACCCGTCAACAAGAACTAAGTGAGGAAAGCAATGCCTTAAGGAGATATTTAGAACTGAGCACAGAGTTCTTTTTGGTACCTTCAACAACCAGCACTACTCCGAAATCTATCGGTCCTTCTATAGTCAACACTAAAACTATCAAAAGCGTTTATAAAGAATCAGAAAAACTCGCTGGAGTATTTCGTAATGAGGTGTGGGTATTGCCCGTATTAGCGCTTTCCGCCATAACAATGTTTTTAATCGGAGGGTTTGAAATTTTTGTGTTATGCAAAGCACGAAGAACTACTCCAAACAGAAGACATTTATTTCTAGGACAAATGTTACTTTTAGGTTTATTTTCTAGTGCTGCATTGGCTTTAGTGTTTACAATATCGCCGTCACAATTTAGCTGTGCTTTAATGCGCTTTGGTACAGGAGTAtcatatacaataatttttgcTTCCTTACTAGTTAAGTGTGTCTTTCTAATAAGCCTTAATGGGGGTGTTTACTTACCAGCACCCTATCAGGgacttttacttttatttgcgATACTTATCCAAGTGGCCATAGGGGTGCAATGGCTCGTGACTAGCCCTCCTTCAATAGAAAGTATTACTATAGAACAAATAGTTCATCAAAATAGAAATCGATTGCTAGTAACTGCTGCAGATATTTCGAGTACCCAAGTAATTCCTTTATGTAGCACCCCTTATTCTGATATGTTACTGTCATTAAtctatgtattgtttttaatagtttttgtgaCAGTACTAGCAGTTAAATCACGAAGGATCAGAGACAATTATCGGGAAGCAACTTATATTGGATTAAGTGTGGGTTGCAGCATTCCTACTTGGCTAATTTGGATTGTTAGTGGACTATTTGTGCCCGAAACACATCGGGACGCATGTATAGCGTTCGGGCTAGTTATTACGTCAGTcatggtatttttaattatgttcaTGCCTAAGGGAAGGCAACTAGCAGCTATGGGGAAAGAAGGAGTTTACATTGAAGATCGGGAGGAGAGGTTCAGCTCTTTAAGTAGAGCTGGTTCGGGATACTCTCcctcattttttcattttaaacctGTGAAATATGAATCCAATCAAGGAACTAAACCGCCAACTATAGCTACAGTACGAGCTGGAG